One window of the Rhipicephalus sanguineus isolate Rsan-2018 chromosome 2, BIME_Rsan_1.4, whole genome shotgun sequence genome contains the following:
- the LOC119383113 gene encoding retinoic acid receptor RXR-alpha-B — MAYQEPTTRNLNGGASNGVSSSLLTQPSSYLSGGYGGTALSVNRAPADGQPLSNGPSSVAPVAAGDSRFPATHPLSGSKHLCSICGDRASGKHYGVYSCEGCKGFFKRTVRKDLTYACREERRCVVDKRQRNRCQYCRYQKCLACGMKREAVQEERQRAKDRNDNEVESTSGGGGNVCVGGIGGPGSPDMPLDRILEAEMRVDQPASSSSVPSADASSRDPVNSMCQAADRQLHELVQWARRIPHFEELPVEDRTALLKAGWNELLIAAFSHRSVNARDGIVLATGLVVQRHSAHSAGVGDIFDRVLAELVAKMRDMKMDKTELGCLRAVVLFNPDAKGLKSTKIVEALREKVYAALEEHCKRHHPDQPGRFGKLLLRLPALRSIGLKCLEHLFFFKLIGDTPIDVFLQNVLQAPADP, encoded by the coding sequence ATGGCCTACCAAGAGCCAACAACGCGGAACCTCAATGGCGGTGCGTCCAACGGTGTGTCGAGCAGCCTACTGACGCAGCCGTCGTCCTACCTGTCGGGCGGCTACGGGGGAACGGCGCTGTCAGTGAACCGCGCTCCCGCCGATGGTCAACCGCTCAGCAACGGGCCTTCTTCCGTGGCGCCCGTCGCCGCAGGGGACTCGCGCTTCCCGGCCACCCATCCGCTGAGCGGCTCCAAGCACCTCTGCTCCATCTGCGGCGATCGGGCATCAGGCAAGCACTACGGCGTCTACAGTTGCGAAGGCTGCAAGGGCTTTTTCAAGCGCACCGTGCGCAAGGACCTCACGTACGCCTGTCGAGAGGAACGGCGCTGCGTGGTGGACAAGAGGCAGCGCAACCGCTGCCAGTATTGCCGCTACCAGAAATGCCTCGCGTGCGGCATGAAGCGCGAGGCCGTCCAAGAGGAGCGGCAGCGGGCCAAGGACCGCAACGACAACGAGGTTGAGAGCACCAGCGGAGGCGGCGGCAACGTTTGCGTCGGCGGAATCGGAGGGCCCGGCTCTCCGGATATGCCGCTGGACCGCATCCTCGAAGCCGAGATGCGAGTCGACCagccggcgtcgtcgtcgtccgtGCCGTCCGCCGACGCGTCCAGCCGCGATCCCGTCAACAGCATGTGTCAGGCGGCCGACCGGCAGCTTCACGAGCTGGTGCAATGGGCGCGACGGATTCCGCACTTCGAGGAGCTACCCGTCGAAGATCGCACGGCCCTGCTCAAAGCCGGCTGGAACGAGCTGCTTATCGCCGCCTTCTCTCACCGCTCCGTGAACGCGCGCGACGGCATCGTTCTCGCCACGGGCCTGGTAGTGCAGCGGCACAGCGCGCACAGCGCGGGCGTCGGGGACATCTTCGACCGTGTGCTGGCCGAGCTTGTTGCCAAGATGCGCGATATGAAGATGGACAAGACTGAACTCGGCTGCCTGCGTGCCGTGGTGCTCTTCAATCCGGACGCCAAGGGATTGAAGAGCACCAAAATAGTCGAGGCTCTCCGTGAGAAGGTGTACGCTGCCCTCGAGGAGCACTGCAAACGACACCACCCGGACCAGCCGGGCCGCTTTGGTAAgctgctgctgcggctgcccGCCTTGCGTAGCATTGGCCTCAAATGCCTCGAGCACCTGTTCTTCTTCAAGCTCATCGGAGACACTCCCATCGACGTCTTTCTGCAAAACGTGCTCCAGGCACCCGCCGATCCCTAG